The DNA region ACCTCCAGGACGTCAacgtgactgtgtttggagacagaGTCTTTACAGACGTAACTAAGTTAAATGAGGTCTCTGGGGGGCGGAGGAGCCCTGGTCCAGTGTGAGGGGTGTCTctttaagaagaggaaatgaggacacagacacacagagaagaccaTAGGGAGTGACAGGGAGGAGATGGCCGGCCGTGCAAACCGAGGAGAGAGGCCCCGGGGGAACCCAGCCCTGCCCACGCCTGGCTGTCGGACTCTGGCCGCCGGAGCAGCGAGGACATCAGTGTCTGCTGTTGAAGCCCCGGCCGCGCTGCCCGCTCCGCCCGGCGGGGCCCGGCGCCCCACGCCACCTGCCGCCCCAGCTCCGCCGCGGGGGCCTCGCCGCGCCGCCTCCCTCCGGGCTGCCCCTTCTTCACCGAGGGCGACGCCCCCCGGGACTTGGGGTCACACTGCGCCTGCTCTAGCGTCACAGGAGCACTGTTGGCTGGAAGCCTCTGTCCCCGTGTCCCTCCTCGCCCTGGACGTGGCTCCCTGCGGCGGCCCCGCATCTTCGCCTTCTCCGCGCGCGGGCGCCGGGCGCACCGAGGGCGCTCACGGGGCTCGTGGGTGCAGCGCGGAACGGGAACGGGACGGTGTAGCGAGCATCACCCAAGTACAACTCTGGggtatgcatttatttaattttgccttAAAATATTGCATAACttctgaggagaggagggagggggacacCGGATACTGAAATCGCTTTGCCTTTTTAGTGAGTTTTCCCTTAAAATGAAAAGCGAACATCACCACTAATGTCCCCATTCCATTTCCCAAAA from Equus asinus isolate D_3611 breed Donkey chromosome 29, EquAss-T2T_v2, whole genome shotgun sequence includes:
- the LOC123282130 gene encoding sterile alpha motif domain-containing protein 1-like isoform X1 is translated as MAGRANRGERPRGNPALPTPGCRTLAAGAARTSVSAVEAPAALPAPPGGARRPTPPAAPAPPRGPRRAASLRAAPSSPRATPPGTWGHTAPALASQEHCWLEASVPVSLLALDVAPCGGPASSPSPRAGAGRTEGAHGARGCSAERERDGVASITQVQLWVSRSWMLFKPMGLNGIAWVARRDEEDAEADLCGTPNFSDLHIRDVQPR
- the LOC123282130 gene encoding uncharacterized protein isoform X2 translates to MAGRANRGERPRGNPALPTPGCRTLAAGAARTSVSAVEAPAALPAPPGGARRPTPPAAPAPPRGPRRAASLRAAPSSPRATPPGTWGHTAPALASQEHCWLEASVPVSLLALDVAPCGGPASSPSPRAGAGRTEGAHGARGCSAERERDGVASITQVQLWESMSLNCYSDRVGRG